From Spirochaetota bacterium, the proteins below share one genomic window:
- a CDS encoding SIMPL domain-containing protein, which translates to MIKKLLDIKILLSISIIFASSISALILGNAIIKFKTLDRSVTVKGLSEREYPADIVIWPIGFSETANNLTILYNTLDNNKNIITNFLIKKGLSIDEISISSPQITDRQTLTYNDSTSAFRYIAKQYITIRSTNISFIQQLMSDLPELGKKEIVFLDKNYDNPIQYTFSKLNSIKPEMIEESTKEARTVAMKFATDSQSKLGKIKNASQGQFTIRDRDFNNPHIKLIRVVSTIEYYLSD; encoded by the coding sequence ATGATTAAAAAATTATTAGATATAAAAATACTACTTAGCATTAGTATTATTTTTGCAAGTAGTATTTCTGCCTTAATTTTAGGTAATGCAATTATCAAATTTAAAACACTAGATAGAAGTGTTACTGTTAAAGGTTTATCAGAAAGAGAATATCCAGCAGATATTGTTATTTGGCCTATTGGATTTAGTGAAACAGCTAACAATTTAACAATTCTATATAATACCTTAGATAATAATAAAAATATTATCACTAATTTTCTTATTAAAAAAGGATTGTCTATTGATGAAATTTCTATTTCATCACCACAAATTACAGATAGACAAACTCTTACTTACAATGATAGTACTAGTGCATTTCGTTATATTGCAAAACAATATATTACTATTCGATCAACTAATATTAGTTTTATCCAACAATTAATGTCAGACTTACCAGAATTAGGCAAAAAAGAAATAGTATTTTTAGATAAAAATTATGATAATCCTATCCAATACACTTTTTCTAAACTTAATTCTATAAAACCAGAAATGATTGAAGAATCTACAAAAGAAGCAAGAACTGTTGCTATGAAATTTGCAACGGACTCACAAAGTAAATTAGGAAAAATTAAAAATGCTTCTCAAGGACAATTTACTATAAGAGATAGAGATTTTAACAATCCTCATATCAAGCTAATTCGTGTAGTATCTACAATAGAATATTATTTATCTGACTAA
- the hemW gene encoding radical SAM family heme chaperone HemW has product MNLSRVYLHYPFCTKLCHYCNFAAGVSTTDNFTNQYYTALLKEIAHYKTKFDFSQITSRSLYFGGGTPSLIPLDQLENIFSHFTLTPETEVTLEINPETVTYEKAKIWHQLGINRVSLGWQTMNADTLKFLGRTSTPQDNIKAFEILRNVGFDNISVDRILSIHNDTDKEFFDAIELYKPDHISTYQLSIEDKTVLSLWTKQKKYLPLLDEEAIQIESITDDLLESLGFSRYETSNYAQLGKEGQHNMGYWNYDYWLGLGSGAAGFLPDNGHGFHYRNHFKFRDYCNDPIAYEESEHINLYTAIKDALMLGIRKKSGIDKTKLSQRLGVAWENIFTDTPSPEYFINTESFLILKKEMIPLSNPAILSLWNIIHPDILNK; this is encoded by the coding sequence ATGAATCTGTCTCGAGTTTATCTTCACTACCCTTTTTGTACCAAATTATGTCACTATTGTAATTTTGCAGCTGGTGTATCGACTACAGATAATTTTACTAATCAATATTACACAGCACTTCTCAAAGAGATTGCACATTACAAAACAAAATTTGATTTCTCCCAAATCACCTCTCGTTCTCTTTATTTTGGAGGAGGGACACCCTCGTTGATACCTTTGGATCAGCTTGAGAATATTTTTTCTCATTTCACATTAACACCTGAAACAGAAGTTACTTTAGAAATCAATCCTGAAACGGTTACTTACGAAAAAGCAAAAATTTGGCATCAATTAGGGATTAACAGAGTATCTCTTGGTTGGCAAACAATGAATGCGGATACTTTGAAGTTTTTAGGGCGTACTAGTACTCCGCAAGATAACATCAAAGCTTTCGAAATACTTAGAAATGTTGGTTTTGATAATATTTCTGTTGATAGAATCTTATCTATTCATAATGATACCGACAAAGAGTTTTTTGATGCTATTGAACTCTACAAACCTGATCATATATCAACTTATCAATTATCAATAGAAGATAAAACCGTACTATCTCTATGGACAAAACAAAAGAAATATCTCCCCCTACTCGACGAAGAGGCTATCCAAATTGAATCAATTACAGACGATCTTTTGGAAAGTTTGGGGTTTAGCAGATATGAAACATCTAATTATGCTCAATTAGGTAAAGAAGGTCAACATAATATGGGATATTGGAATTATGATTATTGGCTAGGATTAGGATCGGGTGCAGCGGGGTTTTTACCTGATAATGGTCATGGATTTCATTATAGAAATCATTTCAAATTTAGAGATTATTGTAATGATCCTATAGCCTATGAAGAATCCGAACATATTAATCTTTATACAGCAATTAAAGATGCACTCATGTTAGGAATTAGAAAGAAATCAGGAATAGATAAGACAAAATTAAGCCAAAGATTAGGAGTAGCTTGGGAAAATATATTCACTGATACGCCTAGTCCTGAATATTTTATCAACACAGAATCATTTCTTATTTTAAAAAAAGAAATGATTCCTCTCAGCAATCCTGCAATTTTATCATTATGGAATATTATTCATCCTGATATTTTAAATAAATAA